A region from the Falco rusticolus isolate bFalRus1 chromosome 4, bFalRus1.pri, whole genome shotgun sequence genome encodes:
- the ITGB8 gene encoding integrin beta-8 isoform X1, which translates to MMWVPLLACLAAGIVSVPRCQRGPGALLGAARLLAAVPGLCQRPENRCATSNAVTCTKCLALGPECGWCAQEDFMADATQKGRCDTVFNLMKRGCQSDFVENPTVRVTIPSDHETNTQVTPGKVSIQLRPGNEANFMLKVRPLEKYPVDLYYLVDVSASMHNNIEKLNSVGFALSKKMANISLDFRLGFGSYVDKTVSPYISIHPGRIHNQCSDYNLDCMPPHGYIHVLSLTDNIAEFRNAVNKQKISGNIDTPEGGFDAMLQAAVCQSHIGWRKEAKRLLLVMTDQTSHLALDSKLAGIVIPHDGNCHLKDNVYIKATSMEHPSLGQLSEKLIDNNINVIFAVQGSQFHWYKDLLPLLPGTVARQIESQAANLNDLVVEAYQKLISEVKIQVDNQIQGLHFKITAICPDGSKKTGMEGCKNVGYNEEVLFNVSVTMNGCDTTGGKKYAILKPIGFNETAIVSVQKSCACQDGDSARHKRVWADETFSDDKQSHCSDNSCSSNRETLPSERCRQYWDQPICSGRGNCIDGKCFCYKNKLGKVYGKYCEMDDFSCPYHQGHLCSGNGECEAGTCKCFAGWEGDRCQCSLQSAKHCLNSKGQICSGRGKCVCGKCECTDPRSFGRLCEYCPTCNKACEENWNCVQCHHSNNASHTKLDQCTTSCTYLLHYIDQTSECFSGRSYFRVFSIIFIVTFLIGLLVVLIIRQIILQGSSNKVKSSADYRVSATKKIPLTRKRLAAQSLQRGKKPKLQPLKPEEERDPDFSHFFDTSHVGLQQRQEPWKYIPATLGLKPNSFKCIVLIK; encoded by the exons ATGATGTGGGTGCCGCTGCTGGCGTGCCTCGCCGCGGGGATCGTCTCCGTGCCCAGGTGCCAGCGCGGTCCCGGAGCCCTCCTGGGGGCGGCCCGGCTGCTGGCGGCCGTGCCGGGACTCTGCCAGCGCC CGGAAAACAGATGTGCCACTTCAAATGCAGTAACATGCACAAAGTGTCTTGCTTTGGGTCCGGAGTGTGGATGGTGTGCTCAAGAG GATTTCATGGCCGATGCAACACAGAAGGGACGCTGTGACACTGTTTTCAACTTAATGAAAAGAGGCTGCCAATCAGATTTTGTAGAAAATCCAACAGTTCGTGTCACAATACCCAGTGACCATGAAACAAATACACAAGTGACACCAGGAAAAGTTTCGATCCAACTGCGTCCAG GAAATGAAGCAAACTTTATGTTAAAAGTTCGTCCTCTCGAGAAATACCCTGTGGATCTTTATTATTTAGTTGATGTCTCGGCCTCTATGCACAACAacatagaaaaattaaattccgTTGGATTTGCATTATCTAAAAAGATGGCGAATATTTCTCTTGATTTTCGACTTGGATTTGGATCCTATGTGGATAAAACTGTGTCACCCTATATTAGCATTCATCCAGGCAGAATCCATAACCAGTGCAG tgaTTATAATTTAGACTGTATGCCTCCTCATGGTTATATTCATGTGCTATCCCTAACTGACAATATAGCAGAATTCAGAAATGCagtgaataaacaaaaaatttctGGGAATATTGATACACCTGAAGGAGGTTTTGATGCGATGCTCCAGGCAGCTGTGTGCCAG agcCATATTGGATGGCGTAAAGAAGCAAAACGACTGCTTCTTGTGATGACAGATCAAACTTCCCATCTGGCACTTGATAGTAAATTAGCAGGGATCGTAATTCCCCATGATGGAAACTGTCATTTGAAAGATAATGTGTACATCAAAGCTACGAGTATG GAGCATCCATCTCTTGGGCAGCTCTCTGAAAAATTGATTGACAATAACATCAACGTTATTTTTGCAGTTCAAGGAAGCCAGTTCCATTGGTATAAA GATCTGTTACCTCTGTTGCCTGGTACTGTTGCAAGACAGATAGAATCACAAGCAGCAAATCTCAATGACTTGGTGGTGGAGGCCTATCAG AAACTAATCTCTGAAGTGAAAATTCAAGTGGATAACCAGATCCAAGGTCTTCATTTCAAAATCACTGCGATCTGTCCTGATGGAAGTAAGAAGACTGGCATGGAAGGATGTAAAAATGTGGGATATAATGAAGAA gTACTTTTCAATGTATCAGTTACAATGAATGGATGTGATacaactggaggaaaaaaatatgcaatactTAAGCCTATTGGTTTCAATGAAACCGCCATCGTTAGTGTGCAGAAAAGCTGTGCCTGTCAGGATGGAGACAGTGCAAGGCACAAAAGAGTATGGGCTGATGAAACTTTTTCTGATGACAAACAGTCCCATTGCAGTGACAACAGCTGTAGCTCTAATAGAGAGACGCTTCCTTCTGAGAGGTGCAGACAGTACTGGGACCAGCCCATCTGCAGTGGTCGAGGAAACTGCATAGACGGAAAATGTTTCTGCTACAAAAACAAGCTAGGCAAAGTATATGGCAAGTACTGTGAAATGGATGATTTTTCCTGCCCGTATCATCAGGGACACTTATGTTCTG GTAATGGTGAATGTGAAGCTGGTACATGCAAATGCTTTGCTGGCTGGGAAGGTGACCGTTGCCAGTGCTCATTACAATCGGCAAAGCACTGCCTGAATTCAAAGGGTCAGATTTGcagtggaagaggaaaatgtgtATGTGGAAAGTGTGAGTGCACAGACCCAAGAAGCTTTGGCCGTTTGTGTGAATATTGTCCTACTTGTAACAAAGCCTGTGAAGAAAACTG gaaTTGTGTTCAGTGCCATCATTCTAACAATGCATCTCACACAAAACTTGACCAGTGCACAACCTCATGCACTTACTTGCTGCATTATATTGACCAAACTTCAG AATGTTTCTCTGGACGAAGCTACTTTAGAGTCTTTTCCATAATCTTTATAGTTACCTTTCTGATCGGGTTGCTTGTTGTCCTTATCATCAGGCAGATAATTCTGCAGGGGAGTAGCAATAAAGTTAAATCTTCAGCTGATTACAGAGTATCTGCAACAAAGAAG
- the ITGB8 gene encoding integrin beta-8 isoform X4, with protein sequence MMWVPLLACLAAGIVSVPRCQRGPGALLGAARLLAAVPGLCQRPENRCATSNAVTCTKCLALGPECGWCAQEDFMADATQKGRCDTVFNLMKRGCQSDFVENPTVRVTIPSDHETNTQVTPGKVSIQLRPGNEANFMLKVRPLEKYPVDLYYLVDVSASMHNNIEKLNSVGFALSKKMANISLDFRLGFGSYVDKTVSPYISIHPGRIHNQCSDYNLDCMPPHGYIHVLSLTDNIAEFRNAVNKQKISGNIDTPEGGFDAMLQAAVCQSHIGWRKEAKRLLLVMTDQTSHLALDSKLAGIVIPHDGNCHLKDNVYIKATSMEHPSLGQLSEKLIDNNINVIFAVQGSQFHWYKDLLPLLPGTVARQIESQAANLNDLVVEAYQKLISEVKIQVDNQIQGLHFKITAICPDGSKKTGMEGCKNVGYNEEVLFNVSVTMNGCDTTGGKKYAILKPIGFNETAIVSVQKSCACQDGDSARHKRVWADETFSDDKQSHCSDNSCSSNRETLPSERCRQYWDQPICSGRGNCIDGKCFCYKNKLGKVYGKYCEMDDFSCPYHQGHLCSGNGECEAGTCKCFAGWEGDRCQCSLQSAKHCLNSKGQICSGRGKCVCGKCECTDPRSFGRLCEYCPTCNKACEENWNCVQCHHSNNASHTKLDQCTTSCTYLLHYIDQTSECFSGRSYFRVFSIIFIVTFLIGLLVVLIIRQIILQGSSNKVKSSADYRVSATKKDKMFLPTVCTRTVTYRRDKPEEINIDISKLRLNETFKCEF encoded by the exons ATGATGTGGGTGCCGCTGCTGGCGTGCCTCGCCGCGGGGATCGTCTCCGTGCCCAGGTGCCAGCGCGGTCCCGGAGCCCTCCTGGGGGCGGCCCGGCTGCTGGCGGCCGTGCCGGGACTCTGCCAGCGCC CGGAAAACAGATGTGCCACTTCAAATGCAGTAACATGCACAAAGTGTCTTGCTTTGGGTCCGGAGTGTGGATGGTGTGCTCAAGAG GATTTCATGGCCGATGCAACACAGAAGGGACGCTGTGACACTGTTTTCAACTTAATGAAAAGAGGCTGCCAATCAGATTTTGTAGAAAATCCAACAGTTCGTGTCACAATACCCAGTGACCATGAAACAAATACACAAGTGACACCAGGAAAAGTTTCGATCCAACTGCGTCCAG GAAATGAAGCAAACTTTATGTTAAAAGTTCGTCCTCTCGAGAAATACCCTGTGGATCTTTATTATTTAGTTGATGTCTCGGCCTCTATGCACAACAacatagaaaaattaaattccgTTGGATTTGCATTATCTAAAAAGATGGCGAATATTTCTCTTGATTTTCGACTTGGATTTGGATCCTATGTGGATAAAACTGTGTCACCCTATATTAGCATTCATCCAGGCAGAATCCATAACCAGTGCAG tgaTTATAATTTAGACTGTATGCCTCCTCATGGTTATATTCATGTGCTATCCCTAACTGACAATATAGCAGAATTCAGAAATGCagtgaataaacaaaaaatttctGGGAATATTGATACACCTGAAGGAGGTTTTGATGCGATGCTCCAGGCAGCTGTGTGCCAG agcCATATTGGATGGCGTAAAGAAGCAAAACGACTGCTTCTTGTGATGACAGATCAAACTTCCCATCTGGCACTTGATAGTAAATTAGCAGGGATCGTAATTCCCCATGATGGAAACTGTCATTTGAAAGATAATGTGTACATCAAAGCTACGAGTATG GAGCATCCATCTCTTGGGCAGCTCTCTGAAAAATTGATTGACAATAACATCAACGTTATTTTTGCAGTTCAAGGAAGCCAGTTCCATTGGTATAAA GATCTGTTACCTCTGTTGCCTGGTACTGTTGCAAGACAGATAGAATCACAAGCAGCAAATCTCAATGACTTGGTGGTGGAGGCCTATCAG AAACTAATCTCTGAAGTGAAAATTCAAGTGGATAACCAGATCCAAGGTCTTCATTTCAAAATCACTGCGATCTGTCCTGATGGAAGTAAGAAGACTGGCATGGAAGGATGTAAAAATGTGGGATATAATGAAGAA gTACTTTTCAATGTATCAGTTACAATGAATGGATGTGATacaactggaggaaaaaaatatgcaatactTAAGCCTATTGGTTTCAATGAAACCGCCATCGTTAGTGTGCAGAAAAGCTGTGCCTGTCAGGATGGAGACAGTGCAAGGCACAAAAGAGTATGGGCTGATGAAACTTTTTCTGATGACAAACAGTCCCATTGCAGTGACAACAGCTGTAGCTCTAATAGAGAGACGCTTCCTTCTGAGAGGTGCAGACAGTACTGGGACCAGCCCATCTGCAGTGGTCGAGGAAACTGCATAGACGGAAAATGTTTCTGCTACAAAAACAAGCTAGGCAAAGTATATGGCAAGTACTGTGAAATGGATGATTTTTCCTGCCCGTATCATCAGGGACACTTATGTTCTG GTAATGGTGAATGTGAAGCTGGTACATGCAAATGCTTTGCTGGCTGGGAAGGTGACCGTTGCCAGTGCTCATTACAATCGGCAAAGCACTGCCTGAATTCAAAGGGTCAGATTTGcagtggaagaggaaaatgtgtATGTGGAAAGTGTGAGTGCACAGACCCAAGAAGCTTTGGCCGTTTGTGTGAATATTGTCCTACTTGTAACAAAGCCTGTGAAGAAAACTG gaaTTGTGTTCAGTGCCATCATTCTAACAATGCATCTCACACAAAACTTGACCAGTGCACAACCTCATGCACTTACTTGCTGCATTATATTGACCAAACTTCAG AATGTTTCTCTGGACGAAGCTACTTTAGAGTCTTTTCCATAATCTTTATAGTTACCTTTCTGATCGGGTTGCTTGTTGTCCTTATCATCAGGCAGATAATTCTGCAGGGGAGTAGCAATAAAGTTAAATCTTCAGCTGATTACAGAGTATCTGCAACAAAGAAG GATAAGATGTTTTTGCCTACTGTTTGTACAAGAACAGTAACATACAGACGTGACAAaccagaggaaataaatatcGACATCAGCAAGTTACGATTAAACGAAACTTTCAAGTGTGAATTCTGA
- the ITGB8 gene encoding integrin beta-8 isoform X3 has protein sequence MMWVPLLACLAAGIVSVPRCQRGPGALLGAARLLAAVPGLCQRPENRCATSNAVTCTKCLALGPECGWCAQEDFMADATQKGRCDTVFNLMKRGCQSDFVENPTVRVTIPSDHETNTQVTPGKVSIQLRPGNEANFMLKVRPLEKYPVDLYYLVDVSASMHNNIEKLNSVGFALSKKMANISLDFRLGFGSYVDKTVSPYISIHPGRIHNQCSDYNLDCMPPHGYIHVLSLTDNIAEFRNAVNKQKISGNIDTPEGGFDAMLQAAVCQSHIGWRKEAKRLLLVMTDQTSHLALDSKLAGIVIPHDGNCHLKDNVYIKATSMEHPSLGQLSEKLIDNNINVIFAVQGSQFHWYKDLLPLLPGTVARQIESQAANLNDLVVEAYQKLISEVKIQVDNQIQGLHFKITAICPDGSKKTGMEGCKNVGYNEEVLFNVSVTMNGCDTTGGKKYAILKPIGFNETAIVSVQKSCACQDGDSARHKRVWADETFSDDKQSHCSDNSCSSNRETLPSERCRQYWDQPICSGRGNCIDGKCFCYKNKLGKVYGKYCEMDDFSCPYHQGHLCSGNGECEAGTCKCFAGWEGDRCQCSLQSAKHCLNSKGQICSGRGKCVCGKCECTDPRSFGRLCEYCPTCNKACEENWNCVQCHHSNNASHTKLDQCTTSCTYLLHYIDQTSECFSGRSYFRVFSIIFIVTFLIGLLVVLIIRQIILQGSSNKVKSSADYRVSATKKIPLTRKRLAAQSLQRGKKPKLQPLKPEEERDPDFSHFFDTSHVYNKDKNLGNTFLLPWV, from the exons ATGATGTGGGTGCCGCTGCTGGCGTGCCTCGCCGCGGGGATCGTCTCCGTGCCCAGGTGCCAGCGCGGTCCCGGAGCCCTCCTGGGGGCGGCCCGGCTGCTGGCGGCCGTGCCGGGACTCTGCCAGCGCC CGGAAAACAGATGTGCCACTTCAAATGCAGTAACATGCACAAAGTGTCTTGCTTTGGGTCCGGAGTGTGGATGGTGTGCTCAAGAG GATTTCATGGCCGATGCAACACAGAAGGGACGCTGTGACACTGTTTTCAACTTAATGAAAAGAGGCTGCCAATCAGATTTTGTAGAAAATCCAACAGTTCGTGTCACAATACCCAGTGACCATGAAACAAATACACAAGTGACACCAGGAAAAGTTTCGATCCAACTGCGTCCAG GAAATGAAGCAAACTTTATGTTAAAAGTTCGTCCTCTCGAGAAATACCCTGTGGATCTTTATTATTTAGTTGATGTCTCGGCCTCTATGCACAACAacatagaaaaattaaattccgTTGGATTTGCATTATCTAAAAAGATGGCGAATATTTCTCTTGATTTTCGACTTGGATTTGGATCCTATGTGGATAAAACTGTGTCACCCTATATTAGCATTCATCCAGGCAGAATCCATAACCAGTGCAG tgaTTATAATTTAGACTGTATGCCTCCTCATGGTTATATTCATGTGCTATCCCTAACTGACAATATAGCAGAATTCAGAAATGCagtgaataaacaaaaaatttctGGGAATATTGATACACCTGAAGGAGGTTTTGATGCGATGCTCCAGGCAGCTGTGTGCCAG agcCATATTGGATGGCGTAAAGAAGCAAAACGACTGCTTCTTGTGATGACAGATCAAACTTCCCATCTGGCACTTGATAGTAAATTAGCAGGGATCGTAATTCCCCATGATGGAAACTGTCATTTGAAAGATAATGTGTACATCAAAGCTACGAGTATG GAGCATCCATCTCTTGGGCAGCTCTCTGAAAAATTGATTGACAATAACATCAACGTTATTTTTGCAGTTCAAGGAAGCCAGTTCCATTGGTATAAA GATCTGTTACCTCTGTTGCCTGGTACTGTTGCAAGACAGATAGAATCACAAGCAGCAAATCTCAATGACTTGGTGGTGGAGGCCTATCAG AAACTAATCTCTGAAGTGAAAATTCAAGTGGATAACCAGATCCAAGGTCTTCATTTCAAAATCACTGCGATCTGTCCTGATGGAAGTAAGAAGACTGGCATGGAAGGATGTAAAAATGTGGGATATAATGAAGAA gTACTTTTCAATGTATCAGTTACAATGAATGGATGTGATacaactggaggaaaaaaatatgcaatactTAAGCCTATTGGTTTCAATGAAACCGCCATCGTTAGTGTGCAGAAAAGCTGTGCCTGTCAGGATGGAGACAGTGCAAGGCACAAAAGAGTATGGGCTGATGAAACTTTTTCTGATGACAAACAGTCCCATTGCAGTGACAACAGCTGTAGCTCTAATAGAGAGACGCTTCCTTCTGAGAGGTGCAGACAGTACTGGGACCAGCCCATCTGCAGTGGTCGAGGAAACTGCATAGACGGAAAATGTTTCTGCTACAAAAACAAGCTAGGCAAAGTATATGGCAAGTACTGTGAAATGGATGATTTTTCCTGCCCGTATCATCAGGGACACTTATGTTCTG GTAATGGTGAATGTGAAGCTGGTACATGCAAATGCTTTGCTGGCTGGGAAGGTGACCGTTGCCAGTGCTCATTACAATCGGCAAAGCACTGCCTGAATTCAAAGGGTCAGATTTGcagtggaagaggaaaatgtgtATGTGGAAAGTGTGAGTGCACAGACCCAAGAAGCTTTGGCCGTTTGTGTGAATATTGTCCTACTTGTAACAAAGCCTGTGAAGAAAACTG gaaTTGTGTTCAGTGCCATCATTCTAACAATGCATCTCACACAAAACTTGACCAGTGCACAACCTCATGCACTTACTTGCTGCATTATATTGACCAAACTTCAG AATGTTTCTCTGGACGAAGCTACTTTAGAGTCTTTTCCATAATCTTTATAGTTACCTTTCTGATCGGGTTGCTTGTTGTCCTTATCATCAGGCAGATAATTCTGCAGGGGAGTAGCAATAAAGTTAAATCTTCAGCTGATTACAGAGTATCTGCAACAAAGAAG
- the ITGB8 gene encoding integrin beta-8 isoform X5, which translates to MMWVPLLACLAAGIVSVPRCQRGPGALLGAARLLAAVPGLCQRPENRCATSNAVTCTKCLALGPECGWCAQEDFMADATQKGRCDTVFNLMKRGCQSDFVENPTVRVTIPSDHETNTQVTPGKVSIQLRPGNEANFMLKVRPLEKYPVDLYYLVDVSASMHNNIEKLNSVGFALSKKMANISLDFRLGFGSYVDKTVSPYISIHPGRIHNQCSDYNLDCMPPHGYIHVLSLTDNIAEFRNAVNKQKISGNIDTPEGGFDAMLQAAVCQSHIGWRKEAKRLLLVMTDQTSHLALDSKLAGIVIPHDGNCHLKDNVYIKATSMEHPSLGQLSEKLIDNNINVIFAVQGSQFHWYKDLLPLLPGTVARQIESQAANLNDLVVEAYQKLISEVKIQVDNQIQGLHFKITAICPDGSKKTGMEGCKNVGYNEEVLFNVSVTMNGCDTTGGKKYAILKPIGFNETAIVSVQKSCACQDGDSARHKRVWADETFSDDKQSHCSDNSCSSNRETLPSERCRQYWDQPICSGRGNCIDGKCFCYKNKLGKVYGKYCEMDDFSCPYHQGHLCSGNGECEAGTCKCFAGWEGDRCQCSLQSAKHCLNSKGQICSGRGKCVCGKCECTDPRSFGRLCEYCPTCNKACEENWNCVQCHHSNNASHTKLDQCTTSCTYLLHYIDQTSECFSGRSYFRVFSIIFIVTFLIGLLVVLIIRQIILQGSSNKVKSSADYRVSATKKVL; encoded by the exons ATGATGTGGGTGCCGCTGCTGGCGTGCCTCGCCGCGGGGATCGTCTCCGTGCCCAGGTGCCAGCGCGGTCCCGGAGCCCTCCTGGGGGCGGCCCGGCTGCTGGCGGCCGTGCCGGGACTCTGCCAGCGCC CGGAAAACAGATGTGCCACTTCAAATGCAGTAACATGCACAAAGTGTCTTGCTTTGGGTCCGGAGTGTGGATGGTGTGCTCAAGAG GATTTCATGGCCGATGCAACACAGAAGGGACGCTGTGACACTGTTTTCAACTTAATGAAAAGAGGCTGCCAATCAGATTTTGTAGAAAATCCAACAGTTCGTGTCACAATACCCAGTGACCATGAAACAAATACACAAGTGACACCAGGAAAAGTTTCGATCCAACTGCGTCCAG GAAATGAAGCAAACTTTATGTTAAAAGTTCGTCCTCTCGAGAAATACCCTGTGGATCTTTATTATTTAGTTGATGTCTCGGCCTCTATGCACAACAacatagaaaaattaaattccgTTGGATTTGCATTATCTAAAAAGATGGCGAATATTTCTCTTGATTTTCGACTTGGATTTGGATCCTATGTGGATAAAACTGTGTCACCCTATATTAGCATTCATCCAGGCAGAATCCATAACCAGTGCAG tgaTTATAATTTAGACTGTATGCCTCCTCATGGTTATATTCATGTGCTATCCCTAACTGACAATATAGCAGAATTCAGAAATGCagtgaataaacaaaaaatttctGGGAATATTGATACACCTGAAGGAGGTTTTGATGCGATGCTCCAGGCAGCTGTGTGCCAG agcCATATTGGATGGCGTAAAGAAGCAAAACGACTGCTTCTTGTGATGACAGATCAAACTTCCCATCTGGCACTTGATAGTAAATTAGCAGGGATCGTAATTCCCCATGATGGAAACTGTCATTTGAAAGATAATGTGTACATCAAAGCTACGAGTATG GAGCATCCATCTCTTGGGCAGCTCTCTGAAAAATTGATTGACAATAACATCAACGTTATTTTTGCAGTTCAAGGAAGCCAGTTCCATTGGTATAAA GATCTGTTACCTCTGTTGCCTGGTACTGTTGCAAGACAGATAGAATCACAAGCAGCAAATCTCAATGACTTGGTGGTGGAGGCCTATCAG AAACTAATCTCTGAAGTGAAAATTCAAGTGGATAACCAGATCCAAGGTCTTCATTTCAAAATCACTGCGATCTGTCCTGATGGAAGTAAGAAGACTGGCATGGAAGGATGTAAAAATGTGGGATATAATGAAGAA gTACTTTTCAATGTATCAGTTACAATGAATGGATGTGATacaactggaggaaaaaaatatgcaatactTAAGCCTATTGGTTTCAATGAAACCGCCATCGTTAGTGTGCAGAAAAGCTGTGCCTGTCAGGATGGAGACAGTGCAAGGCACAAAAGAGTATGGGCTGATGAAACTTTTTCTGATGACAAACAGTCCCATTGCAGTGACAACAGCTGTAGCTCTAATAGAGAGACGCTTCCTTCTGAGAGGTGCAGACAGTACTGGGACCAGCCCATCTGCAGTGGTCGAGGAAACTGCATAGACGGAAAATGTTTCTGCTACAAAAACAAGCTAGGCAAAGTATATGGCAAGTACTGTGAAATGGATGATTTTTCCTGCCCGTATCATCAGGGACACTTATGTTCTG GTAATGGTGAATGTGAAGCTGGTACATGCAAATGCTTTGCTGGCTGGGAAGGTGACCGTTGCCAGTGCTCATTACAATCGGCAAAGCACTGCCTGAATTCAAAGGGTCAGATTTGcagtggaagaggaaaatgtgtATGTGGAAAGTGTGAGTGCACAGACCCAAGAAGCTTTGGCCGTTTGTGTGAATATTGTCCTACTTGTAACAAAGCCTGTGAAGAAAACTG gaaTTGTGTTCAGTGCCATCATTCTAACAATGCATCTCACACAAAACTTGACCAGTGCACAACCTCATGCACTTACTTGCTGCATTATATTGACCAAACTTCAG AATGTTTCTCTGGACGAAGCTACTTTAGAGTCTTTTCCATAATCTTTATAGTTACCTTTCTGATCGGGTTGCTTGTTGTCCTTATCATCAGGCAGATAATTCTGCAGGGGAGTAGCAATAAAGTTAAATCTTCAGCTGATTACAGAGTATCTGCAACAAAGAAG GTTTTGTGA